A single uncultured Acetobacterium sp. DNA region contains:
- a CDS encoding MBL fold metallo-hydrolase yields the protein MKIFHLHHSGFLIQLEDKTLIFDCFTHIPTSLLRKGLPHYFFVSHGHGDHYTADIFSTERIYQPTYILSSDIPKTSTHKTHTMGPYQHMSLGGMDIKTFGSTDQGVSFYIATNSHRIFHAGDLNWWDWDTKEKPNIDPAQEEKNYKGELAKMHDLPMEFAFIPVDPRLGDSFYKAGEYFIETFHPKVLIPMHFRDDFSIIRKFKDKIGITDTVIPIFKERNVKIKNTWSNGS from the coding sequence ATGAAAATTTTCCATTTACACCATAGCGGCTTTTTAATTCAGCTGGAAGATAAAACTCTGATTTTTGACTGCTTTACACATATACCAACAAGTCTGCTGCGAAAAGGACTGCCCCATTATTTTTTTGTATCTCATGGTCATGGCGATCATTACACGGCAGATATTTTCTCAACCGAACGGATTTACCAGCCCACTTATATCTTAAGCAGCGACATTCCCAAAACTTCCACCCACAAAACACATACCATGGGACCCTATCAGCACATGTCTCTGGGCGGCATGGACATTAAAACCTTTGGATCCACCGATCAAGGTGTTTCCTTTTACATTGCCACCAACTCACACCGAATTTTCCATGCCGGTGATTTGAATTGGTGGGATTGGGACACCAAGGAAAAACCGAATATCGATCCGGCACAGGAAGAAAAAAACTATAAGGGTGAACTGGCGAAAATGCATGATCTTCCGATGGAGTTCGCCTTTATTCCGGTAGATCCCCGTCTGGGTGACTCTTTCTACAAAGCCGGTGAGTATTTTATTGAGACCTTTCATCCCAAAGTATTGATTCCGATGCATTTTCGAGATGATTTCAGCATCATTAGAAAATTCAAGGACAAAATCGGAATTACTGATACTGTTATCCCGATATTTAAAGAACGAAATGTGAAGATCAAAAATACCTGGTCAAATGGATCCTGA
- the purE gene encoding 5-(carboxyamino)imidazole ribonucleotide mutase, which translates to MSTPKVAVIMGSDSDFDIVKKCLIALEKFDIEYDVQVISAHRNPQKIFEYASTAEERGIEVIIGAAGKAAHLPGVIAGITPLPVIGIPIQTSFQGGLDSLLSIVQMPSGVPVATVAVNGAENAGILAAQMLSIKYPEIRTKMKAFKIQLNDEVVAKNEKVQEIL; encoded by the coding sequence ATGAGTACACCAAAAGTTGCTGTTATTATGGGAAGTGATTCCGATTTTGACATCGTCAAAAAATGTTTGATTGCCTTGGAAAAATTTGACATCGAGTATGATGTTCAGGTCATTTCAGCCCACCGAAACCCTCAAAAGATTTTTGAGTACGCTTCAACAGCAGAGGAACGAGGAATCGAAGTTATTATTGGCGCAGCTGGAAAAGCCGCCCACCTGCCGGGAGTCATCGCCGGAATCACACCACTTCCGGTCATCGGGATTCCCATTCAAACTTCTTTCCAGGGCGGACTGGATTCTCTTCTATCGATTGTCCAGATGCCATCCGGAGTACCGGTTGCCACTGTGGCGGTCAACGGTGCCGAAAACGCCGGGATTTTAGCTGCCCAGATGCTGTCAATCAAATATCCGGAGATCCGGACAAAAATGAAAGCCTTCAAAATTCAGCTAAACGACGAAGTCGTTGCGAAAAACGAAAAGGTTCAGGAAATATTATAA
- the purM gene encoding phosphoribosylformylglycinamidine cyclo-ligase encodes MSENQIKTDAYRQAGVDVEAGYESVKLMKADVQRTFNDRVLSHLGGFGGLFELPEGYQKPVLVSGTDGVGTKLRLAFMMDRHDTIGVDCVAMCVNDILCQGAQPMFFLDYIACGKNYPEKIATIVKGIAEGCIQGNMALIGGETAEMPDMYDLDEYDLAGFAVGIVEKDDIVTGADIAEGDVLVGLPSSGVHSNGFSLVRKVLFKDLSMDVNTYVDDLGMTLGEALLTPTRIYVQPLADLIKPCGIKGMSHITGGGFYENIPRMIPDGLCAKVDASVIETLPIFKFIQEAGKISSESMYATFNMGIGLVAVLPADQVETFVSGLTAKGEKPVILGSIVKGEEKIDLCL; translated from the coding sequence ATGTCAGAAAATCAGATAAAAACAGATGCATATCGACAGGCCGGAGTGGACGTGGAAGCAGGTTACGAATCAGTTAAATTGATGAAGGCGGATGTTCAACGAACCTTCAATGATCGGGTTCTTTCTCATTTAGGAGGATTCGGTGGTTTGTTTGAACTGCCGGAAGGTTATCAGAAACCAGTTTTAGTTTCCGGAACAGATGGAGTCGGGACCAAACTGCGGCTGGCCTTTATGATGGATCGCCATGATACCATCGGCGTGGACTGTGTGGCGATGTGTGTCAATGACATTTTATGCCAAGGAGCCCAACCGATGTTTTTTTTAGACTACATTGCCTGCGGCAAAAATTATCCAGAAAAAATCGCCACCATTGTCAAAGGTATTGCCGAAGGTTGTATCCAGGGAAATATGGCTTTAATTGGCGGAGAAACCGCTGAAATGCCAGATATGTACGATTTGGACGAGTATGACCTGGCTGGTTTTGCAGTGGGCATCGTTGAAAAAGATGACATTGTTACCGGGGCAGATATTGCTGAAGGTGATGTTCTGGTCGGGTTACCATCCTCTGGGGTTCATAGCAACGGTTTCTCGCTGGTGCGTAAAGTCTTATTTAAGGATCTGTCTATGGATGTCAATACCTATGTGGATGATCTGGGGATGACCCTTGGTGAAGCACTGCTGACACCGACCCGAATTTATGTGCAGCCGTTGGCTGATCTGATCAAACCCTGCGGTATCAAGGGCATGAGTCATATCACCGGCGGCGGTTTTTATGAGAATATTCCCCGGATGATTCCCGATGGACTCTGCGCCAAGGTCGATGCCAGTGTCATCGAAACCCTGCCGATTTTTAAATTTATCCAGGAAGCTGGAAAAATTTCCTCTGAAAGCATGTATGCCACCTTTAATATGGGGATTGGTCTGGTGGCGGTTTTACCAGCTGATCAGGTTGAAACCTTTGTATCTGGCTTAACAGCGAAAGGCGAAAAGCCGGTTATTCTCGGTTCCATTGTTAAGGGAGAGGAAAAAATCGATTTATGTCTGTAA
- the purC gene encoding phosphoribosylaminoimidazolesuccinocarboxamide synthase, whose product MEKLEQLYEGKAKKVFKTDDPNEFIIEYKDDATAFNGEVKGSIGGKGVINNKMTGVIFTMLEEKGIPTHFVKILSENEQLVKAVTIFPLEVIIRNTAAGSITKRLGLEEGLKLESPIFEFCYKNDDYGDPVINDYHAIAMKLATAEEIEVIRGLTFKINDILKAYFLERGINLVDFKIEFGKTNDGQIVLADEISPDTCRFWDVETNEKLDKDRFRRNLGNIEEAYEEMLKRVQA is encoded by the coding sequence ATGGAAAAGTTAGAACAATTGTATGAAGGTAAGGCAAAGAAAGTTTTTAAAACTGACGATCCCAACGAATTCATTATTGAGTATAAAGACGATGCCACTGCGTTTAACGGCGAGGTAAAAGGCAGCATCGGCGGTAAAGGGGTCATCAATAATAAAATGACCGGGGTTATCTTCACCATGCTGGAAGAAAAAGGAATCCCCACCCATTTTGTCAAAATTCTCTCCGAAAATGAACAGTTGGTTAAAGCGGTTACTATTTTCCCACTGGAAGTTATTATCCGCAACACCGCTGCCGGGTCCATTACGAAGCGCCTTGGTTTGGAAGAAGGCTTAAAATTAGAGTCACCAATTTTTGAATTTTGCTATAAAAACGACGATTATGGAGATCCGGTGATCAATGATTACCACGCCATCGCCATGAAACTGGCCACTGCTGAAGAAATTGAAGTGATTCGGGGTCTGACCTTTAAAATTAATGATATTTTAAAAGCTTATTTTCTGGAAAGAGGCATCAACCTGGTCGACTTTAAAATCGAGTTTGGCAAAACCAATGACGGACAAATTGTACTAGCTGACGAGATTTCACCGGATACCTGTCGTTTCTGGGATGTGGAAACCAATGAAAAATTGGATAAAGACCGTTTCCGAAGAAACCTTGGCAATATTGAAGAAGCTTATGAAGAAATGCTTAAACGGGTTCAGGCATAA
- a CDS encoding phosphoribosylformylglycinamidine synthase, translating into MIKRIFVEKKDKFEVEAKSLTQTFQRILKIQKLESLRILYRYDVEGVEDNLFKQIIGTILSEPNVDQVFEGYLQINDDEKIFGISYLPGQYDQHGDSAVQCIQIVSGERALVKVAKIVVLTGALTQKEFDSIKHYMINPVDSQEARLESFDTLVDEIREPKDIKPLDGFISLGKDQLETFRMDNGFAMTTEDIQFVQNYFNKDEKRNPTITELKVIDTYWSDHCRHTTFLTQIQQVRFLGDDPISQAMKHAYDDYCQARTELYGENTERPMSLMDLAVIGTKALKKQGRIPDLDESEEINACSINMIVDHDGVDEEWLLMFKNETHNHPTEIEPFGGAATCLGGAIRDPLSGRSYVYQAMRVTGAWDPRAAIEDTLPGKLPQRKISTEAAHGYSSYGNQIGLATGQVTEVYDPGFLAKRMEVGAVIAAAPKENVIRERPTPGDVVLLVGGRTGRDGCGGATGSSKAHTEESILESGAEVQKGNPVEERKIQRLFRSKELANLIKRCNDFGAGGVSVAIGELADSLEIDLDKVPKKYEGLDGTELAISESQERMAVVVDPKDVDTFIAMGNAENLEITPVAIVTDSGRLIMKWRGAEVLNISRAFLETNGAPQFIDVAVESPIEIKSAIKTADQDPKKDEPFDFTNQITETLKDLNVASQRGMVEMFDSTIGAGTVAMPYGGKNALSPMDGMVAKIPMTHGDTTTCSMMTFGYNPTVAKNSPFLGGMMGVLESLSKLVTIGGDYKKARLSFQEYFERLGKEPVKWGRPFAALLGAHQVQTAMGTPAIGGKDSMSGTFGELTVPPTLISFAVATSHVDAVITSELKSTESLVQLFTLPLDENGVPKLTAVKAVYDIIIKANQEGKILSAKTTGFGGLAEAVAKMAFGNSIGVTINDRIEPAFLFEPLYGSILVESFEILEGSIPIGKTNDSNKIIYGSDAIDINELAEAWEAPLRSVYPEKVEATGDVKTLSFKATPIVYSKEKQARPQVFIPVFPGTNCEYDSAKAFENAGAKPVTTIFRNQSAQDISQSIDEMVANIKASQMIMIPGGFSAGDQPNGSGKFIASVFRNPKMMDAVMDLLNNRDGLVLGICNGFQALIKLGLVPNGEICEITEAMPTLTFNTIGRHVSTIPMTRISSNLSPWLANTKVGDIHRMPMSHGEGRFVASDAVLKNLIENGQIATQYVDFDGEATLDGRFNPNGSVFAVEGITSVDGRVLGKMGHSERIGKNLYKNIPGNMDQQIFKAGVNYFK; encoded by the coding sequence GTGATAAAACGAATTTTTGTAGAAAAAAAAGACAAGTTTGAAGTAGAAGCTAAATCGCTGACACAGACCTTTCAACGTATTTTAAAGATTCAGAAACTTGAATCCTTGCGTATTCTATACCGTTACGATGTAGAAGGTGTGGAAGATAATCTATTCAAACAGATTATCGGCACCATTTTATCCGAACCCAATGTCGACCAGGTATTTGAAGGATATCTTCAGATCAATGATGACGAGAAAATTTTCGGGATTTCCTATTTGCCTGGCCAATATGACCAGCATGGAGATTCGGCAGTTCAGTGTATTCAGATCGTGTCCGGTGAACGTGCGCTGGTTAAAGTAGCAAAAATTGTTGTACTCACAGGAGCATTGACACAAAAAGAATTTGACAGCATTAAACACTATATGATCAATCCGGTAGATTCTCAGGAAGCTAGATTGGAGTCATTTGACACCTTGGTTGATGAAATTCGGGAGCCAAAAGATATCAAGCCACTGGATGGTTTTATTAGTCTTGGTAAAGACCAATTGGAAACTTTTCGAATGGACAATGGATTCGCCATGACCACCGAGGACATTCAGTTTGTCCAAAATTATTTTAATAAAGATGAAAAACGAAATCCGACCATTACGGAATTAAAGGTGATTGATACCTATTGGTCGGATCATTGTCGTCATACGACTTTTTTAACCCAGATCCAACAGGTCCGTTTCCTGGGAGATGATCCTATTTCTCAGGCCATGAAACACGCTTACGACGATTATTGTCAGGCCAGAACCGAATTGTATGGCGAAAATACTGAACGACCGATGAGCCTGATGGATCTGGCCGTGATTGGTACTAAAGCCCTTAAGAAACAGGGACGGATTCCCGATCTGGATGAATCGGAGGAAATCAACGCCTGTAGTATCAACATGATCGTCGATCACGACGGTGTTGATGAAGAATGGCTGCTGATGTTTAAAAATGAAACCCATAATCATCCCACCGAAATCGAACCCTTTGGGGGCGCCGCTACCTGTTTGGGCGGTGCTATCCGGGATCCGCTTTCGGGACGCAGCTATGTTTATCAGGCCATGCGGGTTACCGGAGCCTGGGATCCCCGGGCGGCCATTGAAGACACGTTGCCGGGTAAATTGCCCCAGCGTAAAATTTCTACTGAAGCTGCTCATGGCTACAGCTCTTATGGAAATCAGATCGGTTTGGCAACTGGTCAGGTAACCGAAGTTTACGACCCGGGGTTTCTGGCCAAACGGATGGAAGTCGGGGCGGTGATTGCGGCGGCACCCAAAGAAAATGTTATCCGTGAACGCCCCACTCCTGGCGATGTGGTGCTGTTGGTTGGCGGACGAACCGGACGGGACGGTTGTGGCGGCGCTACCGGCTCATCCAAGGCCCACACCGAAGAATCAATTCTGGAAAGCGGTGCCGAGGTTCAAAAAGGGAATCCGGTGGAAGAACGAAAAATCCAACGACTTTTCAGAAGTAAAGAGCTGGCCAATTTAATCAAGCGCTGTAATGATTTTGGAGCTGGTGGCGTATCAGTGGCCATTGGCGAACTGGCTGACAGTCTGGAAATAGACTTGGATAAGGTGCCAAAGAAATACGAAGGTCTGGATGGCACTGAACTGGCCATTTCTGAATCCCAGGAACGAATGGCGGTGGTGGTCGATCCCAAAGATGTGGATACTTTTATTGCCATGGGCAACGCTGAAAATCTTGAGATTACTCCGGTGGCCATCGTCACTGATTCTGGTCGTCTGATCATGAAATGGCGGGGCGCAGAAGTTTTGAATATCTCCCGAGCATTTCTGGAAACCAACGGCGCACCGCAATTTATTGATGTGGCGGTTGAATCGCCAATTGAAATAAAGAGTGCAATAAAAACCGCGGATCAAGACCCGAAAAAAGATGAACCATTCGATTTTACCAATCAGATCACCGAAACCCTTAAAGATCTGAATGTGGCCAGCCAGCGGGGCATGGTGGAAATGTTTGACTCCACTATTGGTGCCGGCACCGTGGCTATGCCCTATGGCGGTAAAAATGCTCTGTCACCAATGGATGGTATGGTAGCCAAGATCCCAATGACTCATGGGGACACCACTACCTGCAGCATGATGACTTTTGGGTACAATCCGACCGTTGCCAAAAACAGTCCGTTCTTAGGGGGAATGATGGGGGTTCTTGAATCCCTGTCAAAACTCGTGACCATCGGTGGCGATTATAAAAAAGCCCGACTCAGTTTCCAGGAATACTTTGAACGGTTAGGCAAAGAACCGGTTAAATGGGGTCGACCTTTTGCGGCGCTCTTAGGTGCCCATCAGGTACAGACAGCCATGGGAACACCGGCCATCGGCGGCAAGGACAGCATGTCCGGCACCTTTGGTGAACTGACTGTTCCGCCAACTCTGATTTCCTTCGCGGTAGCGACATCCCACGTAGATGCAGTGATTACCAGCGAACTGAAGTCTACTGAGTCGTTGGTACAATTATTCACCCTACCTTTGGATGAAAATGGAGTACCGAAATTAACAGCAGTTAAAGCTGTTTATGATATCATCATCAAAGCCAATCAGGAAGGCAAGATCCTAAGCGCAAAAACCACTGGCTTTGGCGGTCTGGCCGAAGCTGTAGCGAAAATGGCCTTTGGAAACAGCATCGGGGTTACCATCAATGACCGGATCGAGCCAGCCTTTTTGTTTGAACCGCTGTATGGCAGTATTTTAGTTGAAAGTTTTGAAATTTTGGAGGGATCAATTCCTATCGGAAAAACAAATGATTCCAATAAAATTATTTATGGCAGTGATGCTATTGATATCAATGAACTTGCTGAAGCCTGGGAAGCGCCGCTGCGTTCGGTATATCCGGAAAAAGTGGAAGCCACTGGTGACGTAAAAACCTTAAGCTTTAAGGCAACACCGATTGTTTACAGTAAAGAAAAGCAGGCCAGACCTCAAGTATTTATTCCGGTATTCCCGGGAACCAACTGCGAATACGACTCGGCCAAAGCTTTTGAAAACGCCGGGGCAAAACCGGTCACCACGATATTCAGAAACCAGTCGGCTCAGGATATTAGCCAATCCATTGATGAAATGGTTGCGAATATTAAAGCATCCCAGATGATTATGATTCCGGGTGGCTTCAGCGCCGGTGATCAGCCCAATGGTTCCGGTAAATTCATTGCCTCGGTTTTCCGAAATCCCAAGATGATGGATGCGGTGATGGATTTACTCAATAATCGGGACGGTCTGGTGCTGGGAATCTGTAACGGCTTCCAGGCTTTGATCAAGCTGGGACTGGTGCCCAACGGCGAAATCTGCGAGATTACCGAAGCAATGCCAACCTTGACCTTTAACACCATTGGCCGACATGTGTCCACCATCCCGATGACCCGGATCAGCTCCAATCTGTCGCCATGGTTAGCCAATACCAAAGTGGGAGACATCCATCGCATGCCCATGTCTCATGGGGAAGGTCGCTTCGTAGCCAGCGATGCGGTACTGAAAAACCTTATCGAAAACGGTCAGATTGCTACCCAATATGTGGATTTTGACGGCGAAGCCACCCTTGATGGCCGCTTCAACCCAAATGGATCGGTGTTTGCAGTGGAAGGTATTACCAGTGTGGACGGCCGGGTGCTCGGAAAAATGGGTCACTCCGAACGGATTGGTAAGAATCTTTATAAAAATATTCCCGGAAATATGGATCAGCAGATCTTCAAAGCTGGCGTCAATTATTTTAAATAA
- a CDS encoding diguanylate cyclase, translated as MNDFFFLNEDSEQHFNGIFSVSTEFLCITDERGKIMKSNQVWETKLGYLTPELIDKNLIDLVHPNDVANLILAFKKLSAENENLSLTSRLRSNDGSYRFVTWQFQWVDGLIYSCAKDLTELYYAKKDAESAEFLKNQLLSILTAEIHEPLENLSLFLQLISKTRSISDQTICLENIRLSSEFLENLINGILVIDKRNQTSHDVSTFNFHNTVEDAIIPLIASAKRHNITIDLAIDPKIPPNVLGDAQRLKQIISYLILNAIKCLEQGKISIEVTPENTSKAVFKIYFNVKTTGIPSLKSITDPFFRNDPNGITTENNLNFVLELVKTLVETMNGKLSATRDSEDGYEFSFHILLLRDDIHNTKNDSNPSGRVLPMYNKNIRLKEEELLAIEQIGNDQAKSHDKISPEKRQRILVVDDSLANTQLLTQTLIENYEILVANSGKDALAIVQQVPAPDLILLDLSMPDMSGYEVCKQIQLEESTMAIPIIFLTTLSDTENEVYGLPSGAMDFISKPFDLPSVAEKIKNQLALKYYREILSMTADTDALTQIANRRRFEEILAIEIRKARRNNTPLSVIRIDIDYFKSYNNTYGHLEGDDCLREVANAFKKTLKRAGDLVARWEGEAFACLLPDTNLKGASHVAEKIRKAILNLRIPHQSSPGEKVITISLGVATGAKSHENSGEDSFETLLDHAQSALAKSKQSGRNQVSVYKK; from the coding sequence ATGAACGACTTCTTTTTCCTCAATGAAGATAGTGAGCAGCATTTCAACGGTATTTTTTCTGTGAGCACAGAATTTCTTTGTATCACTGATGAGCGGGGAAAAATTATGAAATCAAATCAGGTTTGGGAAACCAAACTGGGCTATCTGACGCCCGAACTTATTGATAAAAATCTCATTGACCTCGTCCACCCCAACGATGTGGCAAACCTGATTCTGGCCTTTAAAAAACTCTCTGCGGAAAACGAAAATCTGTCACTGACCAGCCGGTTGCGTTCAAATGACGGTTCCTATCGATTTGTAACCTGGCAGTTTCAATGGGTGGATGGGCTAATTTACAGTTGTGCCAAAGATCTAACCGAACTCTATTATGCAAAAAAAGATGCCGAATCCGCCGAATTTTTAAAAAATCAACTACTTTCCATTTTAACCGCCGAAATTCATGAACCCCTGGAAAATTTGTCATTGTTTTTGCAGTTAATTAGTAAAACCCGGTCCATCTCGGATCAGACTATCTGTCTGGAAAATATCCGGCTTTCCTCAGAATTTCTGGAAAATCTGATTAATGGCATTCTGGTGATCGACAAAAGAAATCAAACCAGCCATGATGTGAGCACTTTTAATTTTCACAACACCGTTGAAGATGCGATTATCCCCCTTATCGCCAGCGCCAAACGGCATAACATCACCATCGATTTGGCGATTGATCCAAAAATTCCACCCAATGTCCTGGGGGATGCGCAGCGACTCAAACAGATTATTTCCTATTTAATTCTTAATGCCATTAAATGTCTGGAGCAGGGCAAAATCAGTATTGAAGTTACTCCTGAAAATACCAGCAAAGCCGTTTTTAAGATTTATTTTAATGTGAAAACTACTGGAATTCCATCCTTAAAAAGTATCACCGATCCTTTTTTCCGCAACGATCCCAATGGCATAACTACTGAAAATAACCTGAATTTTGTTTTGGAGTTGGTCAAAACACTGGTTGAAACCATGAACGGCAAGCTATCTGCCACCCGAGACAGCGAGGATGGTTATGAATTTTCGTTTCATATTCTATTGCTCCGAGATGATATTCACAATACCAAAAACGACAGCAATCCATCCGGGCGGGTATTGCCGATGTATAATAAAAACATTCGGCTTAAAGAAGAAGAACTGCTGGCAATTGAGCAAATCGGGAATGATCAGGCTAAATCGCATGACAAGATTAGTCCTGAAAAAAGACAGCGGATCTTAGTGGTTGACGATTCCCTTGCTAACACCCAATTACTCACCCAAACTTTGATCGAAAATTATGAAATTCTTGTTGCTAACAGCGGAAAAGACGCCTTAGCCATTGTTCAACAGGTTCCAGCTCCAGATCTGATTCTGCTGGACCTGAGTATGCCGGATATGAGCGGCTATGAGGTCTGTAAACAAATTCAATTGGAAGAAAGCACCATGGCCATTCCGATTATTTTTCTGACCACTCTGAGTGACACGGAAAATGAAGTTTATGGTTTACCATCCGGTGCCATGGATTTTATTTCCAAGCCCTTTGATCTTCCCAGCGTAGCGGAAAAAATTAAAAATCAGCTGGCTCTTAAATACTATCGGGAAATCCTCAGCATGACTGCCGATACCGACGCATTAACTCAAATCGCCAACCGTCGCCGATTCGAAGAAATATTGGCCATCGAAATTCGCAAAGCCAGGCGCAATAACACCCCCTTGTCGGTGATCCGAATTGATATCGACTATTTCAAGTCTTATAATAATACCTATGGACATTTGGAAGGAGACGATTGTCTTCGGGAAGTTGCCAATGCCTTTAAAAAAACATTAAAACGGGCCGGTGATCTGGTTGCCCGTTGGGAAGGTGAGGCGTTCGCCTGTCTGCTCCCGGACACTAACTTAAAGGGAGCCAGTCATGTCGCCGAGAAGATTAGAAAAGCGATACTAAATCTGAGGATTCCCCACCAGTCATCTCCTGGAGAAAAAGTTATCACCATATCACTGGGCGTCGCCACCGGAGCTAAATCTCATGAAAATTCAGGCGAAGATTCTTTTGAAACCCTTCTCGATCACGCTCAGTCCGCCTTGGCAAAATCAAAACAATCTGGACGAAATCAGGTTAGTGTTTACAAAAAATAA
- the purF gene encoding amidophosphoribosyltransferase, with product MINDKFRDECGIMGAYLKSKENNCSSYIYYGLYALQHRGQESAGISVNKDGKISTHKETGLVSDAFKGNVLKQLKGNIGIGHVRYSTSGEDGVTNAQPLTVNHSFGQIALAHNGNLINDSALRNMLEDSGVVFQTTIDTEVMVNILARGLRHGMIEAIQRMVEIIKGAYALVITVGDKLVGVRDPYGLRPLCIGKKDEDYFLASESCALDAIGAELVRDVEPGEIVVIDENGLTSYGQNNWVKKKACIFELIYFARPDSVMDETSVYAARHKAGEILAKESPVEADVVIGVPDSGIGAAIGYAEASGIPYGVGLIKNKYIGRTFIQPNQKLREEGVRIKLNPLKETIKGKRVIIIDDSIVRGTTSKRLVEILRQAGATEVHFRVTSPPVAHTCHFGIDTPRRKYLIGAKKTVEEIREILGADSLAYISLDGLTESVGGKTTFCRACFDGEYPMEVPILNAND from the coding sequence ATGATAAATGACAAGTTTCGCGATGAATGTGGAATTATGGGGGCTTATCTCAAATCCAAAGAGAATAACTGTTCTTCCTATATCTATTATGGACTTTATGCGCTTCAACACCGAGGTCAGGAAAGCGCCGGCATATCGGTAAACAAAGACGGAAAAATCTCAACCCACAAAGAGACCGGCCTAGTCTCTGATGCTTTCAAGGGCAATGTGTTAAAACAGCTTAAAGGAAACATCGGAATTGGCCACGTCCGATATTCAACATCAGGAGAAGACGGTGTCACCAATGCTCAGCCTTTAACGGTCAATCACAGTTTTGGTCAAATTGCTTTAGCTCATAACGGGAATCTCATCAATGACAGTGCTCTAAGAAATATGCTGGAAGATTCTGGGGTTGTTTTTCAAACCACCATCGACACCGAGGTAATGGTAAATATCTTAGCCAGAGGTCTGCGACACGGGATGATTGAAGCCATTCAGCGGATGGTTGAAATTATCAAGGGCGCTTATGCCCTGGTTATTACCGTTGGTGATAAACTGGTGGGCGTCCGTGATCCTTATGGTTTGCGTCCACTATGCATCGGCAAGAAGGATGAAGATTATTTTCTGGCTTCGGAAAGCTGTGCCCTGGATGCCATCGGAGCCGAACTGGTTCGTGATGTTGAGCCCGGCGAAATTGTGGTTATTGACGAAAATGGCTTAACCAGTTATGGTCAAAACAATTGGGTTAAAAAGAAAGCTTGTATTTTCGAACTGATTTATTTTGCCCGTCCCGATTCGGTGATGGATGAAACCTCAGTTTATGCTGCCCGTCATAAGGCCGGCGAAATTCTCGCCAAAGAGTCACCGGTTGAAGCCGATGTTGTCATCGGGGTACCGGATTCAGGAATTGGGGCCGCCATCGGTTATGCCGAAGCATCAGGAATTCCTTACGGAGTTGGTTTAATTAAAAACAAATACATCGGTCGAACCTTTATTCAGCCCAATCAGAAGCTGCGGGAAGAAGGGGTGCGCATTAAACTTAACCCATTAAAAGAAACCATCAAAGGCAAACGAGTTATTATTATTGATGATTCCATTGTTCGTGGAACCACCTCTAAGCGCTTGGTTGAAATTTTAAGACAGGCTGGCGCGACCGAGGTTCATTTCCGGGTAACCAGTCCACCGGTTGCCCACACCTGTCATTTTGGGATCGATACTCCGCGGAGAAAGTACCTGATCGGTGCCAAGAAAACTGTCGAAGAAATCAGAGAAATTTTAGGCGCAGATTCGCTGGCTTACATTTCACTGGATGGATTAACCGAATCAGTCGGCGGAAAAACAACCTTTTGCCGAGCTTGCTTTGATGGGGAATACCCGATGGAAGTGCCAATTTTAAATGCCAACGACTAA